DNA sequence from the Treponema primitia ZAS-1 genome:
GGTCAGGAACGTCGTAAACCTATCACGTTATGCGACGTACCGCATTTTTATACTATTTTTCCTTTGAGTATCTTTCGTAAAATTTTATTAATTCTTCTTTTTTGATTTCGCCTTTTGCCACGTTCAAAATTTTATTATACAGCATTTCGTCTTTACAATTTAATGTATATTCGTTTATGTCTAAAAATACTAACGAACTTGCCAATGCAGTTCTTTTATTTCCGTCAATAAATGGATGATTTTGGCATATATGAAACGCATAAGTTGCCGCCATTGCGGGTATCGTTTTATGTAAATATTCTCCGTCGAAACTTGATTGCGGCATATATATCGCGGAACTTAATAAATTTATATCTCTAACCCCATATGTCCCGCCATAGTTTCTAATTTGGTCTTCCAATATAAATAATATTTCCGATAAAGTCAAAAAATGTATCATTTATTCGCCAAGCCGTTTTAACACATTTC
Encoded proteins:
- a CDS encoding type II toxin-antitoxin system death-on-curing family toxin is translated as MTLSEILFILEDQIRNYGGTYGVRDINLLSSAIYMPQSSFDGEYLHKTIPAMAATYAFHICQNHPFIDGNKRTALASSLVFLDINEYTLNCKDEMLYNKILNVAKGEIKKEELIKFYERYSKEK